The Bos mutus isolate GX-2022 chromosome 11, NWIPB_WYAK_1.1, whole genome shotgun sequence nucleotide sequence TCTTGTCAGTGAGCAAAataaaagggggtgggggtgccttCCAGGTTAAGACTCTCAAGAAGCAGAGATGGGATTTGAAACGCAGTCTCGACTGTGAGGCTACAGCTTCTAGTAGCTGTTTCACAGGTCATCCTGCTTGAAGATGCTTTGTGTTTTTCTCCAGTATTCATCTTCTCCTTGTCCCACAAATAGTAAAGTCAAGTTTTAGGGTGCATAGCTGCCTGCACATTCCAGGTAGGATGGCCGATGGGATTTGCCAAAGTGATACTACTGTCCCCCAGAAAGTGGGAGGTGAAGCCTGGTAACCTGGATGACAGAACTGCCAGCCGTTTCACCCTCGACTTGAGAATGACAGCTATGCCATCTCCGGACTATTAAATGTgcaagaaataaacttctgtaATGTTGCGGGgccgggggctggggtgggggcactcGACTTGTCCCCTTGTAGTCCCATGAGCTTATCATAAAGTTAACTGACACACCTAGCCAAAGTGACTCCTTCACCATATGGcagagctagaatttgaaccTGAAGTAACACCACCTCCAGGGTCTCCCAAAGCACACCAGGATCCTGGCCCTGCAGGACTTTTACGGGCACTCTGGAACTCTGCAAAATACCCCTTTGGGAAAGCCTGCCTTTTTATTTGTTCCTGGGTTCCTTGCGTCCTAGACAACAGTCCTTTGCAGAGCTCGGGAGCGGGCTTGTGTGTTCACACACGGATGGGAGTCGAGAAGCTGAACCCCTCCGAACTAAGACTTGGCTGCGGTGCCAACAGGGACAGAGTTTGAGGGCAAGGGACTTGGGGAAGCCTCACCCTGACTGGATTTCCTAAACTGCATTGCCTGGAGCGATTGGTGCTAACAAAATGGAACAGCGGTGGCCTTCTCGCCTTATCACAAGGCCACTTTAACGCTGAGGCTCCAGACATGCAAACTGCCTCCGAAGTCAAATCCTGAAGCAGAACCGGGAGGCCAAACGCCAGCCCCAGCCCTTGTTAATCGGCACTGCTGCTTAGCCCGAAGCGACCAACAGCCATCGTCCGGACCAAGACGCCCGGAAGTATAAGGGacccagagaggaaaggagaggcaCGGAGGGCGAGGGCGGGGCCAAGGAGGGGCGTGTCTGGGGAGGGGCGTGTCCAGGGGAAGGGGTGTGGTGATAAGGGGCGTGTCCAGCGGGGGGCGGGCGTCGTGATGGGGGGCGGTGTACAGTGGGAAGGGCTGGGCACACCCCCAGGTCCGGGGGagccaactcttcatgaccctgtagactagcccaccaggcccttctgtccatgggaatcgccaggcaagaatactggaatgcgttgccatgccctgctctaggggatcttcccaaccgagggatcaaacccatggtctcttgcatctcctgcattggcaggtggttctttaccactagagccacctgggaagcccagtacccCCTACTGGCGGGGAACACAGACCCCGCAGAGGAGGGCCCCAACAGGCCACTGTGCCCAGCGCTACAAATGAATCACTTTATTTACACCGCGTCTCTCTAGGCCCCAACCCCCTGGGAGAGGCCGACTGCTGGGGAGCTGAGGAGGCTGGCCGGGGCAGAGGCTGGTCCGGAGGTAGAGGCCACGGGAAGAGCGGGCAGCAGCGGGTCCTGAGTGGGCCGGGCCAGGCCAGGAGTGAAGGCACGAGGTCCTGGGAGCCCAGTCCCAGGGCAGAGGGCCGCCCATCCAGAGGAGGTGGCATGGGGTCAGCTCCCCGGGGTCAAGCCAGGGTCCACACCACCACAGCTCTGCTCATAGGACGGTGGGGCCTCTGCAGGGAGACAGCCAGGTCTGCACAGGGCCCGGGGCACTCCCTCCccaccaggccccaggcccccacTCACCATAGGGGTAGCCCCACGAGCTGTACTCTGGGGGGAGGATCAGGGTGCTGGAGGTGGGCACCGGACCTCCAGAACCCTCTGCAAAGTAGGGCACGGTGGCACCTGTGGAGATGCACAAGGGAGGTGGCAGAGGGTGCGGGGCAGGGCTGCCATCCTGAGGATGGGGTTCTGGGGCACCATGGGGCACAGAGCCAAGGGCtgcatgcagctgctgctgctgggagtGGCTCTTGGTGGAGAGAGAGACGGGATCCGAGAAGAAGTGAGGGCTGCTGGCCACAGCCTCCGCCTCCTCCTGGGGTGGCGCTGAGGGCACCACCAGGCCAGGGCCTGGCCGGGGGCTCAATGGAACATGGTTCACAGCAATGTTGCCGATGAAGACCGGCAGCGTCACGACAGCTTCCGGTTGTTTCAGGGAGACCTAGGGAGGTTGTGCATGTGAGGAGCCAGGCCTcggcccctcctcccaccccacccctgaccccTACCACCTGCAGATAGTAGTCCACGTGGATAAGGCTACAGCCCGGCAGGGCGGACTGGGGCAGGGCGGGCACCAGAACCTGCTCTTGCCACTGAGCCCGCCGCCAGGCCTTGACGCCGGCTCCCTCCACCTCGGCGATGGTCCGCACGTCATAGATCCAGCGCCTGGCCTTGTAGGACACTTTCTGGGGAAGGGCCAGCCTGTGAGCCTGGGCGGCCAGCCACCcgcccctcctctgccccaagGGACGGGGCCCAGCAGCCAGGGGACGCTGACCTGCAGCAGACTGGCCACCACCGGGCCGGTGTCCTTGCCTGACTGGTTCTCAATGTCTGCCTGCAGCCTCAGCACCTGCCCTACCACATAGCCTCGGAGGTCGGTGCTGGCCGTGAGGACCACGCTGCCCGTCTTCACCAGCTTGTAGGAGAACTTCTTGGTGGTGGAGGCCACATTGGGTTGCttgggaggaaggcagggaagggGTTTGGCGGGTGTGAGCAGacaggatccctgggtcagctcAGAACTGAGGCTGCTGCTTCCACAGGCCGCCTCACCTGTGCTGGGGACAGGGCATTGCACAAGTGTGGGAGCCACCCAGGAGGCCACTGCCCCAGCCTCACCTCGATGTCTGGGATGCTGTTCAGGTTCAGGGGCTCAAGATGTAGAAGACACGGCTGCACTGGTGATCCTTGGAAAAACGTGGTGTGTCGATGGTGGCCCGTACCTGGTGTACAATCTTCCCAAAAGGGCCCTCGAAGGACGTGGGAGCCGTGGCTGGACAGAGAGCAGGGACTGAGGTCCCActgtcccccacctcccacccaccctcacCCACTGCCAccgccgggccgggccgggctcTCACCAGGAAGCAGGAACTGGAAGGGGAAGCTGTGCTCTCCAGCAGGCAGGCTCCCTGAGGACAcgagaggtgggagaggggacaAGGCGCCATCACAGGGCCCAGAGCCGAAGCAGGCCCTGCAGCCGACAAGCTCCCACTGCACCCATCCAAACCTGGGAGGGACTGGCCCCTTCAGCCCCAAGCGCCCAGCAGGCAGTGCCCTGTTCCTGCCACAGAGAGAAACCCTGGGAGAGGGCGGGCCAGCCACGGGGAGGCCAGAGGCAGGTGGGAAAGCAGGGGGACAGACAGACCCATCttagtgggaggaggggaggggtgggttcCAGACTCACCCTTGTCGGCCAGAGACAGGGCACTGTTGAAGTAGCTCTCCTCCACCACCCAGGCCGAGTCGTTGGCCTTGTTGGAGACCCTGCAGGACCCCGTGCAGGTCACGCGGATGGCTGCAAGGTGGGGCCCGTGTGAGTCACAGGCAGGTGCTGGCCTTGGCCCCTCCCTAGCCCCAGCACAGGCATTCAGGCAAGACTAACGGGACCCAGGATCACCCAACTAGGCTCTGGGAAGGCCAGTGCACGGCCGGCTGCCCTCCAGAGGACACAGGCTGCCTCTCCCACATCCCGAGGTGCTCCCACCGAGCCAGGGTGCTGAGGCACAGGGCTCCACCCATCCCGCAGTCCAGAACAGGAAGGCCCCAACGGTCACCCAGTTGACCCCTGGGCAAACCCCAGCCCCTTGACCCCGCACCAGACCCTAGAAAACCCCTTCCCTACAGGGGAAGCTTAGGAAACCTTTGGTGAACAGAGGTGGGTGGGGCAGCTGACCTTCACCCCCACCTTCCTGCTGCCTCACCGGCATGTCAGTGAGGCTGGGAGCCACCCCTCCAGGCACCAGGAAGCTACCTATTAGCCCTTATGCAGCAGGAATGTGGTCAGACCTGCCTGAGAAAATAGACCAGCAGTCTGGCAGCCAGAGGGTGGGGACACCTTGGCCCCTGGGCCAGAACTGCCCAGGAGCGCTGATTTCTGCATTGAGGTGGCTAGGCCTTCCCCCTGCTCCCAGGGGAAGCCCGCAGACAGGCAGCAGGTCACTGCCTATGTCCAGGCCATGCTCAGGAACTTGAACTGCTCAGTCCAGAGCCCACTACTGCAGTCGGAAAGCTGTGGCTGGACCGGCCCCAGCCAAGGCTGGTCACCAGAGGGGACACCACAGCTGGAGGCCCGCAGGCCAGGGGGTGGGGATTCGGTGACAGGTAGCGCCGtggctccctcctttccttcctctccctgcaAGCTGAGTCAAGACCAAAGATTTAGCCTGTCTGCCAGCCGCCCTTCCTCCCCTGAACTGAGGGATTAGTGAAGGAAGGCGACTCGGAATCTGATACCTTCCTGACAGAGCCACCAGGCAGAAGGCGGCATCTCGAGTGCCCGGGCTGGGGGAGGCAGCGGCGCCGGCTCTGTCCCCGGCTCCCCAAGGCAAGCCCCACCTTGCTGACAGGGGACAGGCCTCCTGCGGGTCACCCACAGTGTGCTGGGCTGCCTTTCACGAACCCCTGGCTCCCCCTCCGCCCTGTCGGCACTTCCAGTGACTGGCCTCAGCCTCCGTGCCAGCCCAGCGTCACCACCAGGACCTCAGCCCTAATTTCTCATCTCTGCTCCACCGGCCATCCCCTCCAAGGGCCAGACCTGGAACTGTTCCCACTGGAAGTCCGAACACAAGCAGCGCACCTACAGACCAGCACAGCCCAGGAGACACAGCAAGGAACAGACAGAAAAGGGGAAGCCAGACTGGAAGGCTGACTGGAAGACACCCCAATGGAGTCCAGACACTACACTGCTTGAAACTCCCCGTGGAGAGGGTgtgccccccccccgccccgcccctgcaAATCAGGCTGCCCTGGGAACACTGGGAACAACAGAATATACTGGAAGAAGTGCAGTGGTCCCTGGGCTGGCCCGGTGCCGGCTGGGCCTGTCAAGTGACCCCAGTGGATGAACACGGAGCTGAAGAACCACCCAAAGACTTCTGCCCAAAGTCTTGACTCACAACAGCGTGAGTTAAAATGGTTTTTTTAAACCACTTAGGTTAGGGGTGATTTGTTACTTAGGGGTGACTGTCGCATAGCAGCAGATAAAAGAATAGCTGTCTCACCTCACTAGAATTCAAGGAAACTCAGATGACTTACCATTTTAACCCATCAGGTTGGCAAATGTTGTTTGACGTGTTACAAGCAGGTATTAATAGAAAGACCCTTGCTTATGGCAGTCAGACTGTCGGCTGACACAGGGTCCTGGAGACAAAGCCAACAGATCTGTGCAAATTTTACACACAGGTTCCAGGGGTCCAGCAGTTCCCCTTAGAATCCCACCCTGTTTACTCAGGAGCCTCCAGCAACACTCCTCGTAACGGCAAACCATCTAGGCCCAGCCTCCAGGTCCAACAGCGGGGCGGATAAACCAGGCATGCGCTCAGCCAGAGCCCAGCTCCAGAATTAAGGTGAACAAGCCACGGTGGCACCTGGCCCCAGAAAAACAGACTGACCCTTGGTTATCCCAGGCGGGCCTGAACTGTTTAACCTTCCCCATGATCGTGCCATGGCCTCCTCTGCAAACAGGTTGAGCCCCCTTCGGGGACCCTGCCTGCGGGAAAGGCCCACCCCTATGCATGCTCTCCTCCTCAGGGGAGCGGTGGAGACGTAGGGAGATCCGCAGGTCTCCTCGGTCCTCCAAGGAGGACCGTTAAGTGGATCCTATGCCA carries:
- the ARRDC1 gene encoding LOW QUALITY PROTEIN: arrestin domain-containing protein 1 (The sequence of the model RefSeq protein was modified relative to this genomic sequence to represent the inferred CDS: inserted 1 base in 1 codon) is translated as MGRVQLFEVRLNHGRVVYSPGEPLVGAVRVRLAAPLPFRAIRVTCTGSCRVSNKANDSAWVVEESYFNSALSLADKGSLPAGEHSFPFQFLLPATAPTSFEGPFGKIVHQVRATIDTPRFSKDHQCSRVFYILXPLNLNSIPDIEQPNVASTTKKFSYKLVKTGSVVLTASTDLRGYVVGQVLRLQADIENQSGKDTGPVVASLLQKVSYKARRWIYDVRTIAEVEGAGVKAWRRAQWQEQVLVPALPQSALPGCSLIHVDYYLQVSLKQPEAVVTLPVFIGNIAVNHVPLSPRPGPGLVVPSAPPQEEAEAVASSPHFFSDPVSLSTKSHSQQQQLHAALGSVPHGAPEPHPQDGSPAPHPLPPPLCISTGATVPYFAEGSGGPVPTSSTLILPPEYSSWGYPYEAPPSYEQSCGGVDPGLTPGS